A window from Hemicordylus capensis ecotype Gifberg chromosome 2, rHemCap1.1.pri, whole genome shotgun sequence encodes these proteins:
- the RARS1 gene encoding arginine--tRNA ligase, cytoplasmic isoform X1, with amino-acid sequence MAVQAAQCVERLQRQEKEIKFLTAEIDRLRNFECLGVPPSLEGLREENAKLKYRLNVLRKSLQEERNRGKQSKSMINVNSCLQDIFGAAIKAAYPELENPPLAVTPSQQPRFGDYQCNSAMSISQVLLKTKEQKVGPREIADKIARNIPDNEFVEKIEIAGPGFINVHLKKDFVSKQLSSMLVNGVQPPPTGERKKVVVDFSSPNIAKEMHVGHLRSTIIGDSMCRLFEFVGYDVLRLNHLGDWGTQFGMLIAHLQDKFPDYLTVSPPIGDLQSFYKESKRRFDTEEEFKKRAYQCVVLLQSKNPDFIKAWELICDVSRKEFQKIYDCLDISLIERGESYYQDRMISIVKEFEEQGFVQVDDGRKIVFVPGCSIPLTVMKSDGGFTYDTSDLAALKQRLFEEKADIIIYVVDNGQSVHLQTIYAAGQMIGWYDPKVTRITHAGFGVVLGEDKKKFKTRSGDTVRLIDLLEEGLKRSMDKLKEKERDKVLTPEELKAAQTAVAFGCIKYADLSHNRTNDYIFSFDKMLDDRGNTAAYLLYAFTRIRSIARLANIDEETLQKAARTTEIILDHEKEWKLGKCILRFPEILQKILDDLFLHTLCDYLYELATTFTEFYDNCYCVEKDRQTGKVVNVNMWRMLLCEATAAVMAKGFDILGIKPVQKM; translated from the exons AGCCTGCAAGAGGAAAGAAATAGAGGAAAGCAATCAAAAAGTATGATTAACGTCAACAGCTGCCTTCAAGACATCTTTGGAGCAGCTATTAAAGCTGCATATCCAGAACTAGAAAACCCTCCACTGGCAGTGACACCAAGTCAGCAGCCCAGATTTGGTGATTACCAGTGTAACAGTGCTATGAGCATATCACAG GTACTGCTCAAGACAAAGGAGCAAAAAGTAGGCCCCAGAGAAATTGCTGATAAGATTGCCAGAAACATTCCTGACAATGAATTTGTTGAGAAGATTGAAATCGCTGGTCCTG GTTTCATCAATGTACACTTGAAAAAGGATTTTGTATCCAAACAATTGAGCAGTATGCTAGTGAATGGAGTTCAGCCCCCTCCTACTGGTGAAAGGAAAAAG GTGGTGGTTGACTTCTCCTCCCCTAATATTGCAAAAGAGATGCATGTTGGTCACCTGCGGTCAACTATAATTGGAGACAGCATGTGCCGCCTCTTTGAATTTGTGGGGTACGATGTTCTAAG attgaatcatttaggagatTGGGGCACCCAGTTTGGAATGCTTATTGCTCACTTGCAAGATAAATTCCCAGATTACCTGACTGTTTCTCCGCCCATTGGAGATCTTCAATCTTTTTATAAG GAGTCTAAAAGAAGATTTGACACTGAGGAGGAATTTAAGAAGCGTGCATACCAATGTGTGGTCTTATTACAGAGCAAAAATCCAGACTTCATTAAAGCTTGGGAACTGATCTGTGATGTGTCCCGGAAAG AGTTCCAAAAAATCTATGACTGTTTGGATATCTCCTTAATAGAACGGGGAGAATCTTACTACCAAGATAGGATGATCAGTATTGTGAAGGAGTTTGAAGAACAAG GATTTGTGCAAGTGGATGATGGCCGGAAGATTGTGTTTGTCCCAGGGTGTTCTATTCCCTTGACAGTTATGAAATCTGATGGAGGTTTCACATATGACACCTCAGACCTAGCAGCTCTGAAGCAGAGGCTGTTTGAAGAAAAAGCTGATATCATTATTTATGTCGTTGACAATGGACAG TCTGTGCACTTACAAACAATATATGCAGCAGGCCAGATGATTGGCTGGTATGATCCCAAGGTGACCAGAATAACTCATGCTGGTTTTGGAGTGGTGTTGGGAGAAGACAA GAAAAAGTTTAAAACCCGTTCTGGGGATACCGTTCGGCTAATTGACCTTCTTGAAGAGGGACTGAAGCGCTCAATGGACAAACTGAAGGAAAAAGAACGAGACAAG GTTCTCACGCCTGAAGAACTGAAGGCAGCTCAGACCGCTGTTGCCTTTGGATGCATTAAATATGCTGATCTCTCCCATAACAGAACGAACGATTACATTTTTTCTTTCGATAAGATGTTGGATGACAGAGGAAATACAGCTGCATATTTACTTTATGCCTTCACTCGAATCAG ATCTATAGCACGGTTGGCCAATATTGATGAAGAGACATTGCAGAAGGCAGCTAGAACAACAGAGATCATATTGGACCATGAAAAGGAGTGGAAACTAGGCAAATGCATTTTGAGATTCCCTGAGATTTTGCAGAAGATTTTGGATGACCTTTTCCTACACACCCTTTGCGACTACCTTTATGAACTGGCCACCACATTTACTGAATTCTATGACAATTGCTACTGTGTGGAAAAAGACAGACAAACTG GTAAAGTAGTGAACGTAAACATGTGGCGAATGCTCTTATGTGAGGCAACAGCTGCTGTTATGGCCAAAGGTTTCGATATTTTGGGAATCAAACCAGTCCAGAAGATGTAA
- the RARS1 gene encoding arginine--tRNA ligase, cytoplasmic isoform X2, whose translation MINVNSCLQDIFGAAIKAAYPELENPPLAVTPSQQPRFGDYQCNSAMSISQVLLKTKEQKVGPREIADKIARNIPDNEFVEKIEIAGPGFINVHLKKDFVSKQLSSMLVNGVQPPPTGERKKVVVDFSSPNIAKEMHVGHLRSTIIGDSMCRLFEFVGYDVLRLNHLGDWGTQFGMLIAHLQDKFPDYLTVSPPIGDLQSFYKESKRRFDTEEEFKKRAYQCVVLLQSKNPDFIKAWELICDVSRKEFQKIYDCLDISLIERGESYYQDRMISIVKEFEEQGFVQVDDGRKIVFVPGCSIPLTVMKSDGGFTYDTSDLAALKQRLFEEKADIIIYVVDNGQSVHLQTIYAAGQMIGWYDPKVTRITHAGFGVVLGEDKKKFKTRSGDTVRLIDLLEEGLKRSMDKLKEKERDKVLTPEELKAAQTAVAFGCIKYADLSHNRTNDYIFSFDKMLDDRGNTAAYLLYAFTRIRSIARLANIDEETLQKAARTTEIILDHEKEWKLGKCILRFPEILQKILDDLFLHTLCDYLYELATTFTEFYDNCYCVEKDRQTGKVVNVNMWRMLLCEATAAVMAKGFDILGIKPVQKM comes from the exons ATGATTAACGTCAACAGCTGCCTTCAAGACATCTTTGGAGCAGCTATTAAAGCTGCATATCCAGAACTAGAAAACCCTCCACTGGCAGTGACACCAAGTCAGCAGCCCAGATTTGGTGATTACCAGTGTAACAGTGCTATGAGCATATCACAG GTACTGCTCAAGACAAAGGAGCAAAAAGTAGGCCCCAGAGAAATTGCTGATAAGATTGCCAGAAACATTCCTGACAATGAATTTGTTGAGAAGATTGAAATCGCTGGTCCTG GTTTCATCAATGTACACTTGAAAAAGGATTTTGTATCCAAACAATTGAGCAGTATGCTAGTGAATGGAGTTCAGCCCCCTCCTACTGGTGAAAGGAAAAAG GTGGTGGTTGACTTCTCCTCCCCTAATATTGCAAAAGAGATGCATGTTGGTCACCTGCGGTCAACTATAATTGGAGACAGCATGTGCCGCCTCTTTGAATTTGTGGGGTACGATGTTCTAAG attgaatcatttaggagatTGGGGCACCCAGTTTGGAATGCTTATTGCTCACTTGCAAGATAAATTCCCAGATTACCTGACTGTTTCTCCGCCCATTGGAGATCTTCAATCTTTTTATAAG GAGTCTAAAAGAAGATTTGACACTGAGGAGGAATTTAAGAAGCGTGCATACCAATGTGTGGTCTTATTACAGAGCAAAAATCCAGACTTCATTAAAGCTTGGGAACTGATCTGTGATGTGTCCCGGAAAG AGTTCCAAAAAATCTATGACTGTTTGGATATCTCCTTAATAGAACGGGGAGAATCTTACTACCAAGATAGGATGATCAGTATTGTGAAGGAGTTTGAAGAACAAG GATTTGTGCAAGTGGATGATGGCCGGAAGATTGTGTTTGTCCCAGGGTGTTCTATTCCCTTGACAGTTATGAAATCTGATGGAGGTTTCACATATGACACCTCAGACCTAGCAGCTCTGAAGCAGAGGCTGTTTGAAGAAAAAGCTGATATCATTATTTATGTCGTTGACAATGGACAG TCTGTGCACTTACAAACAATATATGCAGCAGGCCAGATGATTGGCTGGTATGATCCCAAGGTGACCAGAATAACTCATGCTGGTTTTGGAGTGGTGTTGGGAGAAGACAA GAAAAAGTTTAAAACCCGTTCTGGGGATACCGTTCGGCTAATTGACCTTCTTGAAGAGGGACTGAAGCGCTCAATGGACAAACTGAAGGAAAAAGAACGAGACAAG GTTCTCACGCCTGAAGAACTGAAGGCAGCTCAGACCGCTGTTGCCTTTGGATGCATTAAATATGCTGATCTCTCCCATAACAGAACGAACGATTACATTTTTTCTTTCGATAAGATGTTGGATGACAGAGGAAATACAGCTGCATATTTACTTTATGCCTTCACTCGAATCAG ATCTATAGCACGGTTGGCCAATATTGATGAAGAGACATTGCAGAAGGCAGCTAGAACAACAGAGATCATATTGGACCATGAAAAGGAGTGGAAACTAGGCAAATGCATTTTGAGATTCCCTGAGATTTTGCAGAAGATTTTGGATGACCTTTTCCTACACACCCTTTGCGACTACCTTTATGAACTGGCCACCACATTTACTGAATTCTATGACAATTGCTACTGTGTGGAAAAAGACAGACAAACTG GTAAAGTAGTGAACGTAAACATGTGGCGAATGCTCTTATGTGAGGCAACAGCTGCTGTTATGGCCAAAGGTTTCGATATTTTGGGAATCAAACCAGTCCAGAAGATGTAA